The Thermococcus thermotolerans genome contains a region encoding:
- the glmM gene encoding phosphoglucosamine mutase, whose amino-acid sequence MGRYFGTSGIREVVNERLTPELALNIGRALGTYLGGGTVVVGMDTRTSGEMLKRALISGLLSAGIDVIDIGLAPTPLTGFAIKLYGAEAGVTITASHNPPEYNGIKVWQANGMAYTPEMENELEGILESGNFKKAPWNEIGSLRKADPRGEYIEAALEMVHLDDSYTVVLDTGNGAGSLLSPYLQRELSNRVISLNSHPSGFFVRELEPNAESLSALAKTVRAMKADVGIAHDGDADRIGVVDDEGNFVEYEVMLSLIAGYMLRKFGKGRIVTTVDAGFALDDYVRPLGGVVIRTRVGDVAVADELARHGGVFGGEPSGTWIMPEWNLTPDGIFAGALVLEMIDRLGPLSELAKEVPRYVTLRAKIPCPNEKKARAMEIIAREALQSFDYERLIDIDGVRIENSDWWILFRPSGTEPIMRITLEAHTEEKARALMEKAERLVRGAIERA is encoded by the coding sequence ATGGGAAGGTACTTCGGAACCAGCGGGATTCGAGAGGTCGTCAACGAAAGACTCACCCCCGAGCTTGCCCTCAACATTGGCAGGGCCCTGGGGACTTACCTCGGCGGAGGAACGGTCGTCGTCGGCATGGACACGAGGACGAGCGGTGAGATGCTGAAAAGGGCTTTAATAAGCGGGCTTCTTTCGGCGGGAATAGATGTTATAGACATCGGCCTCGCGCCCACGCCCCTGACGGGCTTCGCCATCAAGCTCTACGGGGCAGAGGCAGGTGTTACAATAACGGCCAGCCACAACCCGCCGGAGTACAACGGCATAAAGGTGTGGCAGGCCAACGGAATGGCCTACACCCCCGAAATGGAGAACGAGCTTGAGGGAATCCTCGAATCCGGGAACTTCAAAAAGGCCCCCTGGAACGAGATTGGAAGCCTCAGGAAGGCCGACCCGAGAGGGGAGTACATAGAGGCCGCCCTTGAGATGGTTCACCTGGACGATTCATATACCGTCGTCCTCGACACAGGAAACGGTGCTGGCTCCCTCCTGAGTCCCTACCTGCAGAGAGAGCTTAGCAACAGGGTTATCTCGCTCAACTCCCACCCGAGCGGGTTCTTTGTGAGGGAGCTTGAGCCGAACGCGGAGAGCCTCTCAGCCCTTGCAAAGACTGTGAGGGCCATGAAGGCCGACGTCGGCATAGCGCACGACGGCGATGCCGACAGGATTGGCGTCGTTGATGACGAGGGCAACTTTGTGGAATACGAGGTCATGCTCTCGCTTATAGCCGGCTACATGCTAAGGAAGTTCGGGAAGGGGAGGATAGTTACGACAGTTGATGCTGGCTTCGCCCTCGACGACTACGTGAGGCCCCTGGGCGGGGTGGTCATAAGAACGCGCGTTGGGGACGTTGCCGTCGCTGATGAATTAGCCAGGCACGGAGGGGTATTCGGCGGTGAGCCGAGCGGGACGTGGATAATGCCGGAGTGGAACCTCACCCCAGACGGCATCTTCGCCGGGGCTCTGGTTCTTGAGATGATTGACAGGTTAGGCCCGCTGAGTGAACTCGCCAAAGAAGTCCCGCGCTACGTGACCCTTCGCGCCAAGATACCCTGCCCCAACGAGAAGAAGGCCAGAGCGATGGAGATCATAGCGAGAGAAGCGCTCCAGAGCTTCGACTACGAAAGGCTCATAGACATAGACGGGGTCAGGATTGAAAACTCCGACTGGTGGATCCTCTTCCGTCCAAGCGGGACGGAGCCGATAATGCGCATAACTCTGGAGGCCCACACCGAAGAGAAGGCCAGAGCTTTGATGGAGAAGGCGGAGAGGCTGGTGAGGGGGGCGATTGAGAGGGCATGA
- a CDS encoding PIN domain-containing protein: protein MEIALDFNLVFSALHSRGRVHLIFAWNYVVKRATFLVPEFFWEEIGGKWRKILLSTKLSESELSEMFEIIKSQTLTVPEEEIKPFLQRAIEITPDPKDVPYVALALSFNVPLATGDKKLREGLKGSEVQTLTPNDLAKIVLGE from the coding sequence ATGGAAATCGCACTTGATTTCAACCTTGTTTTCTCAGCGCTCCACAGCAGGGGTAGGGTTCACTTAATTTTCGCCTGGAACTACGTTGTTAAGAGGGCTACTTTTCTCGTCCCCGAATTCTTCTGGGAGGAAATCGGGGGCAAGTGGAGAAAGATTTTACTCTCAACAAAACTGAGCGAGAGTGAACTTTCAGAGATGTTTGAAATCATCAAGAGCCAGACTTTGACGGTTCCAGAGGAGGAGATTAAACCTTTCCTTCAGAGGGCGATTGAAATAACACCCGACCCGAAAGACGTTCCGTACGTGGCGCTTGCTTTGTCTTTTAACGTCCCTCTCGCAACGGGGGACAAAAAGCTCAGGGAAGGACTAAAAGGGAGTGAAGTCCAAACACTCACGCCCAACGACCTCGCAAAAATAGTGCTGGGTGAGTAA
- a CDS encoding zinc ribbon-containing protein — protein MGEIVVKIPDEIERYLTPALRKRIELETIKEIEGRIQKASRFIKLADKSELTEEEAENLAEDLKRDLAKRYGVI, from the coding sequence ATGGGAGAGATAGTTGTAAAGATTCCCGACGAGATTGAGAGATACCTCACCCCCGCGCTGAGAAAAAGAATAGAGCTTGAGACAATCAAGGAGATAGAGGGGAGAATCCAGAAGGCCAGCAGATTTATCAAACTGGCCGACAAAAGCGAACTGACCGAGGAAGAGGCTGAAAATCTTGCAGAAGATCTCAAGCGAGACCTCGCAAAGAGATACGGGGTTATTTAG
- a CDS encoding AAA family ATPase, whose translation MIVGVVGKIAAGKTTVAKFFEEKGFCRVSCSDPLIDLLTHNVSDYSWIPELPEKAEPTRDRLIEFGKYLKETYGEDILIRLAVDKMRHCKNIVIDGVRSEGEIKAVKRLGGKVIYVEASPEVRFERLIKRKASKDKGIKRFEDFKAMDDAEERLYHTSELKGLADYIIVNEGTLEELRERVKGIIEHIAGKV comes from the coding sequence ATGATAGTCGGTGTCGTTGGAAAGATAGCCGCTGGAAAGACAACGGTTGCAAAGTTCTTCGAGGAGAAAGGCTTCTGCAGGGTTTCCTGCAGCGACCCGCTGATTGATTTGCTGACCCACAACGTCTCGGACTACTCGTGGATTCCAGAGCTGCCGGAGAAGGCCGAACCGACTCGGGACAGGCTCATAGAGTTCGGGAAGTACCTCAAGGAGACCTACGGCGAGGACATACTCATAAGGCTCGCCGTCGACAAGATGAGGCACTGCAAGAACATCGTCATAGACGGCGTCCGCTCGGAGGGGGAGATAAAAGCTGTGAAGAGACTCGGCGGAAAGGTCATCTACGTCGAGGCAAGCCCGGAGGTAAGGTTCGAGCGCCTTATAAAGAGAAAGGCGAGCAAGGACAAGGGCATCAAGAGATTCGAGGACTTCAAGGCGATGGACGACGCCGAGGAGCGGCTGTATCACACGAGCGAGCTGAAGGGGTTAGCGGACTACATCATAGTCAACGAGGGAACCCTGGAGGAGCTGAGGGAGAGGGTGAAGGGGATTATTGAACACATCGCGGGGAAGGTTTAA
- a CDS encoding ECF transporter S component translates to MRMSSREIALIGMMLGLSLMLEVIPVEMPTVWGMKIDLVAVPIIMAYLLTGFAGGIIAVFLLFVGLGLISSASWLGGMMKATATFSVLIGLEVSRRLTRFDFENAGGRRTVAFAVLAFLIGIAVRVPLMVALNYYVALEIWLGVPPEKVVETVEAWTGVPFWVAIGLPNVIQSAIDVFVGLAATIPVLRRVPHLLK, encoded by the coding sequence ATGAGGATGAGTTCAAGGGAGATAGCCCTAATCGGAATGATGCTCGGCCTTTCGCTCATGTTGGAGGTTATCCCAGTGGAGATGCCCACCGTATGGGGCATGAAAATAGACCTCGTAGCGGTTCCCATAATAATGGCCTACCTCCTCACGGGATTCGCCGGAGGTATAATCGCGGTATTCCTGCTGTTCGTGGGGCTGGGGCTCATATCCTCGGCAAGCTGGCTGGGCGGTATGATGAAGGCCACCGCAACCTTCAGCGTCCTCATTGGGCTGGAGGTATCCAGACGGCTCACCCGCTTTGACTTCGAGAACGCGGGCGGAAGGAGAACCGTGGCCTTTGCGGTTCTGGCTTTCCTGATAGGCATCGCGGTTAGGGTCCCCCTGATGGTGGCACTCAACTACTACGTGGCCCTTGAGATATGGCTGGGCGTTCCCCCGGAGAAGGTTGTCGAGACGGTTGAGGCATGGACTGGAGTTCCCTTCTGGGTTGCCATCGGCCTGCCCAACGTCATCCAGAGCGCCATCGACGTCTTTGTTGGATTGGCCGCCACAATACCTGTGCTGAGGCGCGTTCCACACCTGCTGAAGTGA
- the pyrI gene encoding aspartate carbamoyltransferase regulatory subunit: MAELKVTAIREGTVIDHIPAGKGLKVIEILRLNRPNGGVLLLASNVHSGKLGRKDIVKIEGKFLSEEEVNKIALIAPTATVNIVRDYMVAEKFKVGIPDEITGILRCANPNCVSNHEYTVSKFYVVSREPLKVRCHYCERTMEEEEILGNL; the protein is encoded by the coding sequence ATGGCCGAGCTCAAGGTTACCGCCATCAGAGAAGGAACCGTCATAGACCACATCCCGGCCGGAAAGGGGCTGAAGGTCATCGAGATACTCCGCCTAAATAGGCCAAACGGAGGAGTTCTTCTTCTCGCCTCGAACGTCCACAGCGGAAAGCTCGGAAGGAAGGACATCGTCAAGATAGAAGGAAAATTCCTGAGCGAGGAGGAGGTCAACAAGATAGCCCTTATCGCTCCAACTGCCACCGTCAACATAGTGCGGGACTACATGGTGGCTGAGAAGTTCAAGGTCGGGATTCCCGATGAGATAACCGGAATCCTCCGCTGTGCCAATCCAAACTGCGTCAGCAACCATGAGTACACCGTTTCAAAGTTCTATGTCGTCTCAAGGGAGCCCCTAAAGGTGCGCTGCCACTACTGCGAGAGGACGATGGAAGAAGAGGAGATACTGGGCAATCTCTGA
- the pyrB gene encoding aspartate carbamoyltransferase has translation MDWKGRDVISVRDFSKEDIEFVLKVAERLEDELKNGPLDYAKGKILATLFFEPSTRTRLSFESAMHRLGGSVIGFSSASSTSVKKGESLADTIKTVEQYSDVIVIRHLMEGAARLAAEVAEIPVINAGDGSNQHPTQTLLDLYTIKRAFGRIDGLTIGLLGDLKYGRTVHSLAEALAFYDVELYLISPELLRMPKHIVEELREKIRIHETTDLEGTIPELDVLYVTRIQRERFPDEQEYLKVKGSYQVNCAVLKRAKESLRIMHPLPRVDEIHPEVDRTEHALYFRQVFSGVPVRMALLGLTLGVL, from the coding sequence ATGGACTGGAAAGGACGCGACGTGATAAGCGTTAGGGACTTCTCCAAAGAGGATATTGAGTTCGTTTTGAAGGTCGCCGAAAGGCTTGAGGATGAGCTCAAGAATGGCCCGCTCGACTACGCGAAGGGAAAAATCCTCGCGACGCTTTTCTTCGAGCCGTCAACGAGAACCCGCCTAAGCTTCGAGAGCGCCATGCACCGCCTCGGGGGTTCGGTCATAGGGTTCTCATCAGCGTCAAGCACAAGCGTCAAGAAGGGCGAGAGCCTGGCCGATACGATAAAGACGGTCGAGCAGTACAGCGACGTAATAGTTATACGCCATTTGATGGAGGGAGCGGCGAGACTAGCCGCGGAGGTGGCTGAGATTCCAGTCATCAACGCCGGTGACGGTAGCAACCAGCACCCAACACAAACTCTACTCGACCTCTACACGATAAAGCGCGCCTTCGGGAGGATAGACGGCCTGACCATAGGCCTGCTCGGTGACCTCAAGTACGGGAGAACCGTCCACAGCTTAGCCGAGGCTCTGGCATTCTACGACGTCGAGCTGTACCTGATTTCGCCGGAGCTTTTGAGGATGCCGAAGCATATAGTTGAAGAGCTTCGCGAGAAGATCAGAATCCACGAGACGACCGACCTGGAGGGAACGATTCCGGAGCTGGACGTTCTCTACGTTACCAGAATCCAGCGCGAGCGCTTCCCGGACGAACAGGAGTACCTCAAGGTCAAGGGCAGCTACCAGGTCAACTGCGCGGTTCTGAAGAGAGCAAAGGAAAGCCTCAGGATAATGCACCCACTCCCGAGGGTCGACGAGATACACCCTGAAGTTGACAGGACGGAGCACGCGCTCTACTTCAGACAGGTCTTCTCCGGCGTGCCAGTCAGAATGGCCCTTCTGGGGTTAACGCTGGGGGTGCTGTGA
- a CDS encoding thiamine-phosphate synthase family protein has product MRTPSVYVAEELMPFLRAKIAERLYREGMKQSQIAEYLGITQAMVSKYLSGRYKRPPAEVAGKLEDIASDVSNLILFGGSREDAVLLVARSVFELFQDGFLCRFYAEYAGVSEEACRSLFSIGSSRGEILEVLNMALNELLKDESFPSLIPEVRSNFAYALPSPGGIEDVAAIPGRITAVKGKAFALPPEFGASTFTAGILVKLAGIRPDIRSVLNIRYGPDVEKAIEAAGFKVTRVKTGGLSEEEAVSTIAEAFREDSYDAVIDIGGFGVEPLVYLFGKHPIEVVEKLKRLVKNL; this is encoded by the coding sequence ATGAGGACGCCCAGCGTATACGTAGCCGAGGAGCTGATGCCGTTCCTCAGGGCAAAGATAGCGGAGAGGCTTTACCGTGAGGGGATGAAGCAGTCCCAGATAGCTGAGTATCTGGGTATAACGCAGGCGATGGTGAGCAAGTATCTCTCCGGCAGGTACAAGAGGCCTCCCGCTGAAGTTGCCGGAAAGTTGGAGGACATAGCCAGCGACGTTTCCAACCTTATCCTGTTTGGTGGGAGCAGGGAGGATGCCGTGCTCCTTGTGGCGAGAAGTGTATTCGAGCTCTTTCAAGACGGTTTCCTGTGCAGGTTCTACGCTGAATATGCAGGGGTAAGTGAGGAGGCGTGCCGCTCGCTGTTCTCAATAGGTTCCAGCCGCGGCGAGATACTTGAGGTTCTGAACATGGCGCTCAACGAGCTTCTCAAGGACGAAAGCTTTCCCTCACTCATCCCGGAGGTCAGGAGCAACTTTGCATATGCCCTTCCATCCCCGGGGGGCATTGAGGACGTCGCCGCCATCCCCGGGAGGATAACCGCCGTTAAGGGCAAGGCCTTTGCCCTGCCGCCGGAATTTGGAGCGAGCACCTTTACCGCGGGAATACTCGTAAAGCTGGCGGGCATCAGGCCCGACATACGGAGCGTTCTCAACATCAGATACGGGCCGGACGTGGAAAAGGCCATTGAAGCGGCCGGCTTCAAGGTCACCAGGGTAAAAACCGGCGGGCTGAGTGAGGAGGAGGCTGTGAGCACAATCGCGGAGGCCTTCCGTGAGGATTCCTACGATGCCGTTATCGACATCGGGGGCTTTGGTGTGGAGCCCCTCGTGTATCTCTTCGGAAAGCATCCCATAGAGGTCGTTGAGAAGCTCAAGAGGCTGGTGAAGAACCTTTGA
- a CDS encoding VanZ family protein: MRRGFLLLYILLLLFLNLTPRVPSSPVANGDKLVHLVEFVALGFFGWRLWAYLLPLPFLLEFLQLFVPGRTFSPADMAANLIGFALGVLFGWWYEGSHEGASLFHKGGD, encoded by the coding sequence TTGAGGCGAGGATTTCTTCTCCTCTACATACTCCTCCTTCTGTTTCTGAACCTGACCCCAAGGGTTCCGTCGTCGCCCGTGGCTAACGGGGATAAGCTGGTCCATTTGGTAGAATTTGTCGCTCTGGGCTTTTTTGGATGGCGTTTGTGGGCCTACCTCCTGCCCCTGCCGTTTCTCTTAGAGTTCCTCCAGCTCTTCGTCCCCGGGAGAACATTCTCCCCCGCCGACATGGCCGCAAACCTAATAGGGTTTGCCCTTGGAGTCCTGTTCGGGTGGTGGTATGAAGGTTCTCACGAGGGAGCTTCGCTTTTCCACAAAGGGGGAGATTGA
- a CDS encoding secondary thiamine-phosphate synthase enzyme YjbQ translates to MKVLTRELRFSTKGEIDLVDITREVEKTVEESGIRNGQVLVFVPGATGAIVTIEHESGLLEDFKRALRELIPKGQGYLHDRIDDNAHSHLRATLLGASKCFPVVDGRLVRGTWQQIFFVELDVIPRHRRVIVQVVGE, encoded by the coding sequence ATGAAGGTTCTCACGAGGGAGCTTCGCTTTTCCACAAAGGGGGAGATTGACCTGGTGGACATAACCCGGGAGGTCGAAAAGACCGTTGAGGAGTCTGGAATAAGAAACGGACAGGTTCTCGTCTTCGTTCCCGGGGCGACTGGCGCGATAGTCACGATAGAGCACGAGTCCGGTCTTTTGGAGGACTTCAAGCGAGCTTTGAGGGAGCTGATCCCGAAGGGCCAGGGCTACCTCCACGACAGGATAGACGACAACGCCCACAGCCACCTTCGCGCGACGCTCCTCGGCGCGAGCAAATGCTTCCCCGTCGTTGACGGCAGACTCGTGCGCGGAACATGGCAACAGATTTTCTTCGTCGAACTCGATGTGATACCGAGACACAGGCGCGTTATAGTGCAGGTTGTGGGGGAATGA
- a CDS encoding ATP-binding protein has product MRLGDLSYMNPWWEGKEDYHARRWREQKIHWWPKWIDELSLEPFSLNFVLGPRQVGKTTGIKLLIQELLKENPPESVLYINVEILPDYRELSALIREFQELKEKGGIKRGYVFLDEASSLEGWWRGIKPLIDAGILENDVITVTGSSSLRVKRDIELFPGRKGKGRTLEVMPLSFGEYIEVMGLKRPELHRKKTLKLFEEYLKTGGFPGSINGLPMDDLLGAYIGEFARFGKSLEIARETMAAVIRSAPSATSFRALAKATSGYSYKVVQDYIEFFRELYVLGIAYLKQGDQVLYKREKKFFFRDPLLARLFSVWSGAQLREEALYEWVVQEHLYRRFEEVYYYRNSYEVDAIAGDLKVEVKAGKAHRKYPKNVIVLEKEDVPFFLLDIIPPQPAL; this is encoded by the coding sequence ATGAGGCTCGGGGATTTGAGCTACATGAACCCCTGGTGGGAAGGAAAGGAAGACTACCACGCGAGGCGCTGGAGAGAGCAAAAAATCCATTGGTGGCCTAAATGGATTGATGAGCTCTCACTCGAACCGTTCTCGCTCAACTTCGTCCTCGGCCCGAGGCAGGTGGGGAAGACCACGGGGATAAAACTTCTCATCCAGGAACTCCTGAAAGAAAATCCACCTGAGTCAGTTCTCTACATCAACGTTGAGATCCTTCCAGACTATAGAGAGCTCTCAGCCTTGATAAGGGAGTTCCAGGAACTAAAGGAGAAGGGAGGCATCAAAAGGGGATACGTCTTCCTAGATGAGGCCTCATCACTCGAAGGGTGGTGGAGGGGGATTAAGCCGCTCATTGATGCTGGCATCTTAGAGAACGACGTGATCACGGTTACTGGATCAAGCTCTCTGAGGGTGAAGCGGGACATAGAGCTGTTCCCAGGAAGGAAAGGAAAAGGAAGAACCCTTGAAGTCATGCCACTGTCTTTCGGGGAATACATTGAGGTCATGGGTCTGAAAAGACCGGAACTTCACAGGAAAAAGACGCTGAAACTCTTTGAGGAGTACCTGAAAACCGGTGGTTTCCCGGGATCAATCAACGGCCTCCCCATGGACGATCTTCTCGGAGCGTACATAGGAGAATTCGCCCGTTTTGGAAAGAGCCTTGAGATAGCCAGAGAAACCATGGCGGCAGTAATCCGAAGCGCCCCTTCGGCTACGAGCTTTAGGGCATTAGCTAAAGCTACCTCAGGCTACTCCTACAAGGTGGTTCAAGACTACATCGAGTTCTTTAGGGAGCTGTATGTGCTCGGGATAGCGTACCTCAAACAGGGAGATCAGGTACTCTACAAGCGGGAGAAGAAGTTCTTCTTTAGAGACCCGCTTTTAGCACGGCTTTTCTCTGTCTGGAGCGGTGCTCAGTTGAGAGAGGAAGCCCTCTACGAATGGGTCGTCCAAGAGCATCTATACCGGAGGTTCGAAGAAGTTTACTATTACAGGAATTCCTACGAGGTTGATGCGATAGCAGGTGACTTGAAGGTTGAGGTAAAGGCAGGAAAAGCCCATAGGAAATACCCAAAGAACGTCATCGTGCTCGAAAAGGAAGATGTGCCATTTTTCCTCCTTGACATCATTCCCCCACAACCTGCACTATAA
- a CDS encoding UPF0175 family protein, with protein sequence MEIVIPDDVLVSIKLPKGEIERELKLELALILYSRGALSLGKASKLAGVTKREFLEELARRKIPRHYTERELEEDLDFARG encoded by the coding sequence ATGGAGATAGTTATACCCGATGATGTTCTTGTATCCATCAAGCTCCCGAAGGGCGAAATTGAGAGGGAGCTGAAGCTTGAGCTGGCGTTGATCCTCTACTCAAGGGGTGCCCTTTCCCTCGGAAAAGCCTCCAAACTTGCTGGAGTTACGAAGAGGGAGTTTTTGGAGGAGCTTGCGAGGCGAAAAATCCCGAGGCATTACACCGAGAGAGAGCTTGAGGAGGATTTGGACTTTGCCCGTGGTTAG
- a CDS encoding DUF3368 domain-containing protein: protein MVSNSTPLIHLAKMGRLELLREFFGEVLIPEAVHRECVIEGKGSRDSEIIEKADWIKVVDIKDETLKRSLMLELDEGESEAIVLAIERKADLLLIDDYEGREVARALGLKVTGTIGVLLRAKFRGGVSSMREELEKLKETGFWLSEELYKRILEEAGEG, encoded by the coding sequence GTGGTTAGCAACTCCACTCCACTGATTCATCTTGCCAAGATGGGTAGACTTGAACTCTTAAGGGAGTTCTTTGGGGAAGTTCTTATTCCCGAAGCCGTCCACAGGGAGTGCGTTATCGAAGGGAAGGGTTCGAGGGATTCTGAAATCATTGAAAAGGCCGACTGGATAAAAGTTGTGGATATAAAGGACGAGACGCTAAAGAGGTCGCTTATGCTCGAGCTGGACGAGGGTGAAAGTGAGGCGATAGTTCTGGCGATTGAGAGAAAGGCAGACCTTCTACTCATCGACGACTACGAGGGAAGAGAAGTCGCGAGGGCGCTGGGACTGAAGGTTACGGGAACGATTGGCGTCCTGCTGAGGGCGAAGTTCAGGGGTGGGGTTTCCAGCATGAGGGAGGAGCTTGAAAAGCTGAAGGAAACCGGCTTCTGGCTGAGTGAGGAGCTTTACAAAAGAATTTTGGAAGAGGCCGGGGAGGGTTAG
- a CDS encoding cyclic 2,3-diphosphoglycerate synthase, which translates to MAEKKRKRVLILGAAGRDFHNFNVFFRDNPEYEVVAFTATQIPDIEGRLYPPELAGELYPNGIPIWSEDDLEKIIKEHNIDIVVFAYSDVSHEHVMHLASRAHSAGADFWLLGPKSTMLKSSKPVIAVTAVRTGCGKSQTSRKVAQLLQEMGYKVVAIRHPMPYGDLRKQVVQRFASYEDLDKHECTIEEREEYEPYIDRGMVVYAGVDYEKILREAEKEADIILWDGGNNDFPFYEPDLWIVVTDPHRPGHELKYHPGETNFRAADVIIINKIDTANRDDIQKVRESIEKVNPNAIVIDGASPLYVDKPELIKGKRVLVVEDGPTLTHGGMKYGAGYIAAKKYGAAEIIDPRPYAVGSIVETYKKYSHLDVILPAMGYGAKQIKELEETINRADADVVIMGTPIDLRRVMKLNKPAVRVRYELEEIGEPKLKDILKEFVEKCEKLKK; encoded by the coding sequence ATGGCCGAAAAGAAGAGAAAGAGGGTTCTCATTTTGGGCGCCGCAGGTAGGGACTTCCACAACTTCAACGTGTTCTTCCGCGACAACCCCGAGTATGAGGTGGTAGCTTTCACCGCCACCCAGATCCCGGACATCGAGGGCAGGCTTTATCCACCTGAACTTGCCGGCGAGCTCTACCCGAACGGAATTCCAATCTGGAGTGAGGACGACCTTGAGAAGATAATCAAGGAGCACAACATCGATATCGTCGTCTTCGCCTACTCCGACGTCTCCCACGAGCACGTCATGCACCTAGCCTCTCGCGCTCACTCCGCCGGTGCCGACTTCTGGCTCCTCGGCCCGAAGAGCACCATGCTCAAGTCCAGCAAGCCGGTCATAGCCGTTACGGCAGTCAGAACCGGCTGTGGAAAGAGCCAGACCAGCAGGAAAGTGGCTCAACTCCTCCAGGAGATGGGCTACAAGGTTGTAGCGATAAGGCACCCGATGCCCTACGGTGATTTGAGGAAGCAGGTCGTCCAGCGCTTCGCCAGCTACGAGGACCTCGACAAGCACGAGTGCACCATCGAGGAGAGGGAAGAGTACGAGCCCTACATCGACAGGGGCATGGTGGTCTATGCCGGCGTTGACTACGAGAAGATCCTCCGCGAGGCCGAGAAGGAGGCCGACATAATCCTCTGGGACGGCGGAAACAACGACTTCCCGTTCTACGAGCCCGACCTCTGGATAGTCGTCACCGACCCGCACAGGCCCGGCCACGAGCTCAAGTACCACCCCGGTGAGACCAACTTCCGCGCCGCTGACGTCATAATCATCAACAAGATCGACACCGCCAACAGGGACGACATCCAGAAGGTCCGCGAGAGCATCGAGAAGGTCAACCCGAACGCCATCGTCATCGACGGTGCCTCACCGCTCTACGTCGACAAGCCGGAGCTCATCAAGGGCAAGCGCGTTCTCGTCGTTGAGGACGGCCCGACCCTCACCCACGGTGGCATGAAGTACGGTGCCGGCTACATCGCCGCCAAGAAGTACGGCGCGGCTGAGATAATCGACCCGAGGCCCTACGCCGTCGGTTCAATCGTCGAGACCTACAAGAAGTACAGCCACCTCGACGTCATCCTGCCGGCCATGGGCTACGGCGCCAAGCAGATCAAGGAGCTTGAGGAGACCATCAACAGGGCCGACGCCGACGTCGTCATCATGGGTACCCCAATCGACCTCCGCCGCGTCATGAAGCTCAACAAGCCGGCCGTTCGCGTCAGGTACGAGCTTGAGGAGATCGGTGAGCCGAAGCTCAAGGACATCCTCAAGGAGTTCGTCGAGAAGTGCGAGAAGCTCAAGAAGTGA
- a CDS encoding alanyl-tRNA editing protein produces MPSVEVRTHTALHVVKGAVVKVLGENAKWTASVYVDGNHGRLTVKFDRKPTPEEVAEIERLANEKVRENVPVQVYELPRDEAEERFGEDMYDLFPIPQEVRTLRVVVIEGWNVNACKEEHTATTGEIGAIKIRKVRFRRSKELLEISFDVQ; encoded by the coding sequence ATGCCGTCGGTGGAGGTTAGAACACACACCGCCCTGCACGTGGTCAAAGGCGCGGTCGTTAAGGTTCTGGGTGAAAACGCCAAGTGGACGGCGAGCGTTTACGTGGACGGAAATCATGGAAGGCTGACCGTCAAGTTTGACAGGAAGCCAACGCCCGAGGAGGTTGCCGAGATAGAGCGCCTCGCCAACGAGAAGGTAAGGGAAAACGTCCCGGTTCAGGTTTACGAGTTGCCCAGAGACGAGGCCGAGGAGCGCTTCGGCGAGGACATGTACGACCTCTTCCCGATCCCGCAGGAGGTAAGAACCCTCAGGGTCGTCGTCATAGAAGGCTGGAACGTCAACGCTTGCAAGGAGGAGCATACCGCAACGACGGGGGAGATAGGGGCGATAAAAATCCGGAAGGTCAGGTTTAGAAGGAGCAAGGAGTTGCTTGAGATAAGCTTTGATGTGCAGTGA